The Nonlabens spongiae genome contains a region encoding:
- a CDS encoding McrC family protein: MKNDLIQVFEYERIAYKGRYAHDQFDEDLYKAFQSYHERFPDTPFFSLTAYGVKFTQYVGAIRVGNITIEVLPKAGKSGTHAQWQGILLEMLKKCHLLQAKQSGTANLKLKANSILELYFELFIVELEQLIHRGLIKKYYQSSGQQLALKGALLFNQQIAKNLVHKERFYTRHTIYSKDHLLHQILHEAIFVISHLVTSSALVDRIKRVQSLFPEVRRAQVNAATFDKIPLSRKHQPYQTSISIAKLILLNYRPDIKSGRKDLLAIMFDMNKLWEEYVLVCLRKEVKDRWAVNGQRKKSFWYAEAGYSKSIKPDILLTNGDTSIIIDTKWKIIDDGRPSDNDLKQMYVYNHYWDCDHSFLVYPRSFSANGISGRFSNTKNSKDKGCEMIFLDVHHEGRLNQSIGNDLIEEIKSTVESIHF, encoded by the coding sequence ATGAAAAATGATCTCATACAGGTTTTTGAATATGAACGCATTGCTTACAAAGGTAGGTATGCTCATGATCAGTTTGACGAAGATCTTTATAAGGCATTTCAATCTTACCACGAACGTTTTCCAGACACGCCGTTTTTTAGCCTGACAGCTTATGGGGTTAAATTCACTCAATATGTAGGTGCAATTAGAGTAGGGAACATCACAATTGAAGTGCTTCCCAAGGCTGGAAAATCTGGCACTCACGCACAATGGCAAGGAATTCTTTTAGAGATGTTGAAGAAATGTCACTTGCTTCAAGCCAAGCAATCTGGTACCGCCAATCTAAAATTGAAAGCCAATTCAATTTTGGAATTATATTTTGAACTGTTTATTGTTGAATTGGAGCAATTAATCCATCGTGGCCTCATCAAAAAATATTATCAATCCAGCGGTCAACAACTCGCATTAAAAGGTGCATTGTTGTTCAATCAACAAATCGCCAAAAATCTAGTTCATAAAGAACGCTTCTACACTCGCCACACGATTTATTCTAAAGATCACTTGCTGCATCAAATCTTACATGAAGCCATATTTGTTATAAGCCATTTAGTCACGAGTTCTGCCTTGGTGGATCGGATAAAGCGTGTTCAAAGCTTATTTCCAGAAGTTCGTAGAGCACAGGTTAATGCAGCTACGTTTGATAAAATTCCGCTTTCGCGAAAGCATCAACCATATCAAACTTCGATTTCGATTGCTAAGCTGATTCTTCTTAATTATCGCCCAGATATCAAATCAGGCCGAAAGGATCTTCTTGCGATTATGTTTGATATGAATAAGCTGTGGGAAGAATATGTTTTGGTTTGCTTACGCAAGGAAGTTAAGGATCGATGGGCTGTGAATGGTCAGAGAAAGAAGTCTTTTTGGTATGCAGAAGCTGGTTATTCCAAATCAATCAAACCAGATATTTTGTTAACCAATGGCGATACTTCCATTATCATTGATACGAAGTGGAAAATTATAGATGATGGCAGACCGAGCGACAATGATCTTAAACAGATGTATGTGTACAATCACTATTGGGATTGTGATCATAGTTTTTTGGTTTATCCAAGATCCTTTTCTGCTAATGGAATCTCAGGACGCTTTTCAAATACCAAAAATTCAAAAGATAAAGGCTGCGAGATGATTTTTCTTGACGTCCATCATGAAGGTCGATTGAATCAATCCATAGGTAATGATTTGATTGAAGAGATCAAAAGTACCGTAGAATCCATTCATTTTTAA
- a CDS encoding DsbA family protein has product MKLIYIYDALCGWCYGFSPVIHEFVATNKLDCEVLSGGMITGNRVGPIGEVAGYIKTAYKDVEERSTVRFGKDFLNGTLEEGSAVFTSIPAAIAMAVFKNVMPKHLLDYASEIQRAIYHQGKPPADHATYANIVIKYGIEPNSFKELMSKTEYFDQAQDEFDHVAQLGVSGFPTLMLEKDDELFVIAKGYLPVQQLQANFERTLNM; this is encoded by the coding sequence ATGAAACTTATTTACATCTACGACGCCCTCTGCGGCTGGTGCTATGGCTTCTCGCCCGTAATCCATGAGTTTGTAGCTACTAACAAATTAGATTGTGAGGTGCTGTCTGGGGGGATGATCACGGGAAATAGGGTCGGGCCTATCGGTGAGGTCGCTGGATATATAAAGACCGCTTACAAAGATGTGGAAGAGCGTAGTACGGTGCGATTTGGTAAAGACTTTTTGAACGGCACGCTGGAGGAGGGGAGTGCCGTATTCACGTCTATTCCTGCTGCGATTGCCATGGCTGTTTTTAAAAACGTTATGCCTAAACACCTGCTGGATTATGCCAGCGAGATACAAAGAGCCATCTATCATCAGGGTAAACCACCAGCAGATCATGCCACATATGCCAATATCGTGATCAAATACGGCATCGAGCCCAACAGTTTTAAGGAATTGATGAGTAAAACTGAATATTTTGATCAGGCTCAAGATGAATTTGACCACGTTGCTCAACTAGGCGTTTCTGGTTTTCCAACTTTGATGCTAGAAAAAGATGATGAGCTCTTTGTCATTGCAAAAGGTTACTTGCCAGTGCAACAACTGCAAGCAAATTTTGAGCGGACACTAAATATGTAA
- a CDS encoding type 1 glutamine amidotransferase domain-containing protein, which yields MNVLFVLTSHDKLGDTGKKTGFWVEEFAGPYYTLKDKGVNITLATPEGGKAPIDPSSTTEDASTESTERYDNDLEAQERIANTTKLSEVKAADYDAVFYPGGHGPLWDLSQDKTSIALIESFNQAQKPIGFVCHAPAALKNVKGTDGAPLVKGKKVTGFANTEEQAVDLVDVVPFLVEDMLKENGGDYSKVADWDEYALQDGNLITGQNPASSNKVAEMLYDSLKK from the coding sequence ATGAACGTATTATTTGTACTGACATCACACGATAAACTGGGAGACACCGGCAAGAAAACCGGGTTTTGGGTGGAAGAATTCGCTGGGCCTTATTACACCTTAAAAGACAAAGGGGTAAATATCACCCTCGCCACACCAGAAGGTGGAAAGGCGCCCATAGATCCTTCCAGTACCACAGAAGATGCCTCAACCGAGTCCACCGAGCGCTATGATAACGATCTAGAAGCTCAAGAACGCATCGCTAACACGACCAAACTTTCTGAGGTGAAAGCAGCGGATTATGACGCGGTGTTCTATCCAGGTGGTCACGGTCCGCTATGGGATCTATCGCAAGACAAAACTTCCATCGCGCTGATCGAGTCATTTAATCAGGCTCAAAAGCCTATAGGTTTTGTATGTCACGCACCAGCAGCCCTCAAAAATGTAAAGGGTACTGATGGCGCACCACTGGTAAAAGGTAAAAAAGTAACTGGATTCGCTAACACCGAGGAGCAAGCCGTGGACCTGGTAGACGTGGTGCCTTTTCTCGTAGAAGACATGCTCAAGGAAAACGGCGGTGACTACTCAAAAGTAGCTGACTGGGATGAGTATGCCTTGCAGGATGGCAATCTAATCACGGGACAAAATCCAGCTTCTTCTAATAAAGTAGCTGAAATGCTCTACGATTCTTTGAAAAAATAA
- the tnpA gene encoding IS200/IS605 family transposase, with product MGSAQRKGSHTVTRLTCHIVWSTKYRYKVLEGDIKIRCRALLIQICESESVAILKGVVSSDHVHMHVEYPPKLPISILVKNLKGRSSRKLQQEFPKLKKRYWGNHFWATGYGAWSSGNITDEMVNNYLEHHRKENDNDNSNFILE from the coding sequence ATGGGATCAGCACAGAGAAAAGGCTCGCATACTGTAACTCGTCTCACCTGTCATATAGTATGGTCAACGAAATATAGGTATAAGGTTTTGGAGGGCGACATCAAGATTCGCTGTCGTGCTCTCTTGATACAGATCTGTGAATCTGAAAGTGTAGCGATACTGAAGGGTGTGGTCAGCTCAGATCACGTCCATATGCATGTTGAGTACCCGCCAAAGTTGCCAATCAGTATTTTAGTAAAAAACCTTAAGGGTCGGTCATCACGGAAGCTGCAACAGGAGTTTCCAAAATTGAAGAAGCGTTATTGGGGGAACCACTTTTGGGCAACCGGCTACGGAGCATGGAGCAGTGGCAACATAACGGATGAAATGGTCAACAACTATCTGGAACACCACCGCAAGGAGAATGACAACGATAATTCCAACTTCATATTGGAGTAG